Proteins encoded within one genomic window of Microbacterium sp. zg-B185:
- a CDS encoding PP2C family serine/threonine-protein phosphatase gives MVFQGSSAAISHTGKVRSNNQDSGYAGSNLFAVADGMGGHAGGDVASSLAIARLERVDHPFESTSEAERALRDAIADAAVELIDTVHIKPELAGMGTTVSALVMVDDYAVIAHIGDSRIYLYRDDALTQITTDHTFVQRLVDSGRITPEEARFHPRRSVLMRVLGDMDPDPELDTFIMPTQPGDRWLLCSDGLCGVIDDAHTAKALALGLAPGRTADNLLKQALDAGAPDNVTIVLVDVGGQHPIFSGTPTIVGSASNPLGVEVPAARTGRSGWLHPNRQAANEPSHFEPAAEFLEELIEEDRRRAKRRRIGWIVGLVLVLVLIAGVLLAAYNWTQTRYYVGADEDTVVIFQGIQQNIGPIALSTPYEDTEILLADLPSFSRATVERTISARSLADAEAIVDRLRSSAEATR, from the coding sequence ATGGTCTTCCAGGGTTCGAGCGCCGCCATCTCGCACACCGGCAAGGTGCGCTCCAACAACCAGGACTCCGGCTATGCCGGCTCGAACCTGTTCGCCGTCGCCGACGGAATGGGCGGCCACGCCGGCGGCGATGTCGCCTCCAGCCTCGCCATCGCACGCCTGGAGCGCGTGGACCACCCGTTCGAGTCCACGTCCGAGGCCGAGCGTGCACTGCGCGATGCGATCGCGGATGCCGCGGTCGAGCTGATCGACACCGTCCACATCAAGCCCGAGCTCGCGGGCATGGGCACCACGGTGAGCGCGCTGGTCATGGTCGATGACTACGCGGTGATCGCGCACATCGGCGACTCGCGCATCTACCTGTACCGCGACGACGCGCTGACGCAGATCACGACCGACCACACCTTCGTGCAGCGCCTGGTCGATTCGGGTCGCATCACACCGGAAGAGGCACGGTTCCACCCGCGCCGGTCGGTGCTGATGCGCGTGCTGGGCGACATGGACCCCGACCCCGAGCTGGACACCTTCATCATGCCGACCCAGCCCGGGGATCGCTGGCTGCTGTGCTCGGACGGGCTGTGCGGCGTCATCGACGACGCGCACACCGCGAAGGCGCTGGCGCTCGGGCTGGCACCGGGCCGCACCGCGGACAATCTGCTCAAGCAGGCGCTCGATGCCGGAGCGCCCGACAACGTCACGATCGTCCTGGTGGACGTGGGCGGGCAGCATCCGATCTTCTCCGGCACGCCCACCATCGTCGGCTCCGCCTCCAACCCGCTGGGCGTCGAGGTGCCCGCCGCGCGGACCGGACGCAGCGGATGGCTGCACCCGAACCGGCAGGCGGCCAACGAGCCGAGCCACTTCGAACCGGCGGCCGAGTTCCTGGAGGAGCTCATCGAGGAGGATCGCCGCCGCGCCAAGCGTCGGCGCATCGGCTGGATCGTCGGGCTGGTCCTGGTGCTCGTGCTCATCGCGGGGGTTCTGCTCGCGGCCTACAACTGGACGCAGACGCGCTACTACGTCGGTGCCGACGAGGACACCGTGGTGATCTTCCAGGGGATCCAGCAGAACATCGGTCCGATCGCGCTGTCCACACCGTACGAGGACACCGAGATCCTGCTGGCCGACCTTCCCTCCTTCAGTCGCGCCACCGTCGAGCGCACCATCTCGGCGCGCTCACTGGCCGACGCCGAGGCCATCGTGGATCGGCTGCGCAGTTCTGCGGAGGCCACCCGATGA
- a CDS encoding FHA domain-containing protein, translating into MSELTLLLLRIGFLLLLWFFVFAVVYSLRADLFGVKVRRMPEPVAAPAAAARATAPVAPQRAAPSGARGGRATTETVSRIVITSGPKAGLELPLGTEPLTIGRSSESGLVIRDDYTSSHHARLVLWGEQWMIQDLDSTNGTWHDGARVSSPVPIISGAPIKVGATTFELRK; encoded by the coding sequence GTGAGCGAACTGACCCTCCTGCTGCTGCGCATCGGATTCCTGCTGCTGCTGTGGTTCTTCGTGTTCGCGGTGGTGTACTCCCTGCGCGCCGATCTGTTCGGCGTGAAGGTGCGACGGATGCCGGAGCCGGTCGCAGCGCCGGCCGCGGCGGCACGGGCCACGGCGCCGGTCGCCCCGCAGCGAGCAGCGCCGTCCGGCGCGCGCGGCGGACGGGCCACCACCGAGACCGTCTCGCGCATCGTCATCACCAGCGGGCCGAAGGCCGGACTCGAACTGCCGCTGGGCACCGAGCCGCTCACCATCGGACGCTCCAGCGAATCCGGCCTGGTGATCCGCGATGACTACACGTCCAGCCACCACGCGCGTCTCGTGCTGTGGGGCGAGCAGTGGATGATCCAGGACCTGGACTCCACGAACGGAACCTGGCACGACGGTGCCCGCGTCAGCTCTCCGGTGCCGATCATCTCGGGTGCACCGATCAAGGTCGGCGCGACGACCTTCGAGCTGCGGAAGTAG
- a CDS encoding DUF3662 and FHA domain-containing protein, whose product MGLLDSFEKGLERAVNSAFAKTFRSGIQPVEIASALRSELDKKAAIVSRDRILAPNSFTVHLSTADDERMRTLGGALGEELDTLVHKHAKSQGYSFAGPVSITLERDPQLSTGTLRVDSSTAEGRVAWRGVLDVEGKRHPLVKSRTVIGRGSDADITISDSGTSRKHVEILWDGERAMVRDLQSTNGTLLDGRKVTEAALPPDSTVTIGRTDIVFRVVAQAAPARPVQPAADATRAYDLRDGGPLR is encoded by the coding sequence GTGGGACTACTTGACAGCTTCGAGAAGGGTCTCGAGCGCGCCGTGAACAGCGCGTTCGCGAAGACCTTCCGCAGCGGTATCCAGCCCGTCGAGATCGCTTCCGCACTGCGCAGCGAACTGGACAAGAAGGCCGCCATCGTGAGCCGAGACCGGATCCTGGCGCCCAACTCCTTCACCGTGCATCTGTCCACCGCCGACGACGAGCGCATGCGCACCCTCGGCGGCGCCCTCGGCGAAGAGCTGGACACCCTCGTGCACAAGCACGCCAAGTCCCAGGGCTATTCATTCGCCGGACCGGTGTCGATCACGCTGGAGCGCGACCCGCAGCTGTCCACCGGTACCCTGCGCGTGGATTCCTCCACCGCCGAGGGCCGCGTGGCGTGGCGCGGTGTGCTCGATGTGGAAGGAAAGCGGCATCCGCTGGTGAAATCCCGCACGGTGATCGGCCGGGGCAGCGACGCCGACATCACGATCTCGGACTCCGGGACCAGCCGCAAGCACGTCGAGATCCTGTGGGACGGCGAGCGGGCGATGGTGCGCGACCTGCAGTCCACGAACGGAACGCTGCTGGACGGGCGCAAGGTGACCGAAGCGGCGCTTCCGCCGGACTCGACCGTCACGATCGGGCGCACCGACATCGTCTTCCGCGTGGTCGCGCAGGCCGCCCCGGCACGCCCGGTGCAGCCGGCCGCCGACGCGACCCGCGCCTACGACCTTCGCGACGGGGGGCCGCTGCGGTGA
- a CDS encoding GNAT family N-acetyltransferase, whose product MSHIELRDLDEDDLDAIFEMMRDEAAVEMAAFTAADPNDRDVFDEWIARQRATADVALYVVTEGGGFAGTAALFSADGEREVTYWIARHAWGRGVATEALRRLVSREPERPLFARVAAHNAASVAVLTKVGFTEVSRDIDFAPGLGRDAEEIVLVLVPTLE is encoded by the coding sequence GTGAGTCACATCGAACTGCGCGACCTCGACGAGGATGACCTTGACGCGATCTTCGAGATGATGCGCGATGAGGCCGCCGTGGAGATGGCCGCGTTCACCGCCGCGGACCCGAACGATCGGGACGTCTTCGACGAGTGGATCGCCCGGCAGCGTGCCACCGCGGATGTCGCGCTCTACGTGGTGACCGAGGGTGGCGGGTTCGCGGGCACGGCGGCGCTCTTCTCCGCCGACGGCGAGCGGGAGGTCACGTACTGGATCGCGCGGCACGCCTGGGGTCGCGGCGTCGCGACAGAGGCGCTGCGGCGGCTGGTCTCCCGCGAACCGGAACGGCCGCTGTTCGCCCGCGTCGCCGCGCACAATGCGGCATCCGTGGCCGTCCTGACCAAGGTCGGGTTCACCGAGGTCTCCCGCGACATCGACTTCGCGCCCGGCCTCGGGCGGGATGCCGAGGAGATCGTGCTGGTGCTGGTGCCCACGCTGGAGTAG
- a CDS encoding GntR family transcriptional regulator: MRSSLPPLEPQGSVLGDEVYSLLGEAILDGRLSAGERLRDQELAGQLGVSRTPVREALQRLERTGLVEVFPNRYTRVSVPGERTHADTNEFFVYMMGNALLLALRRCSDEALAHSLEHADAIIAASRIDDHDGIMAATSRFLERIIADSENVVFLRVMREAELAIRRNLAGWHPFVQCPIQRTERYVEFRDAVASRDGIRAEAILRDLHGLA, encoded by the coding sequence ATGAGATCGTCCCTTCCTCCCCTCGAACCACAGGGCAGCGTCCTCGGTGATGAGGTGTATTCGCTCCTCGGCGAGGCGATCCTCGACGGTCGGCTCAGCGCCGGCGAGCGGCTGCGGGACCAGGAGCTGGCCGGGCAGCTGGGTGTCTCGCGCACCCCGGTCCGGGAAGCACTCCAGCGGCTGGAGCGGACCGGGCTGGTCGAGGTCTTCCCCAATCGCTACACGCGCGTGTCCGTGCCGGGCGAGCGCACGCACGCGGACACGAACGAGTTCTTCGTGTACATGATGGGCAACGCGCTGCTGCTGGCCCTGCGGCGCTGCTCCGACGAAGCCCTCGCGCACAGTCTGGAGCACGCGGACGCGATCATCGCGGCATCCCGCATCGACGATCATGACGGCATCATGGCGGCGACGTCGCGATTCCTCGAACGCATCATCGCGGACAGCGAGAACGTGGTCTTTCTCAGGGTGATGCGCGAAGCAGAGTTGGCCATCCGGCGCAACCTGGCGGGATGGCACCCGTTCGTTCAGTGTCCGATCCAGCGCACCGAGAGGTACGTGGAGTTCCGCGATGCCGTCGCGTCGCGCGACGGGATTCGCGCCGAGGCGATCCTGCGCGACCTGCACGGGCTGGCCTGA
- a CDS encoding cold-shock protein, with amino-acid sequence MSTQGTVKWFNAEKGFGFIAPDDGGADVFAHYTAIQSGGYRSLEENQRVEFEVAQGPKGLQAENIRPV; translated from the coding sequence ATGAGTACCCAGGGCACGGTCAAGTGGTTCAACGCGGAGAAGGGCTTCGGCTTCATTGCTCCTGATGACGGCGGCGCTGACGTCTTCGCGCACTACACCGCGATCCAGTCGGGCGGTTACCGCTCGCTTGAAGAGAACCAGCGCGTCGAGTTCGAAGTAGCCCAGGGCCCGAAGGGCCTGCAGGCTGAGAACATTCGTCCGGTCTGA
- a CDS encoding DUF2156 domain-containing protein gives MTDVQTTPRRPLLVVMSRIPATLILVASLLVVGVLSAGLWTPFQDSPLWENVAYGLPAFLDGRWWTPITGTFFVNHPLVYILTIGSFVGMAYLEFRRGSRVAIAYYTVGQLFAIFASALLVWLFAFLPWPWAQAEALALDVGPSGGAMACLAAAAGLLSAPWRVRAWVVLLGFTVVSLLFWGSLADLEHAVAVVLVLFVDRSLRLQRTTMREQRLLAFATILTLLAVEILTFLVPTDGPFGSTTARGGSILDIGIDIVVVLIVANGLRRGRRWAWVISIILGAFNVLTGVLFVALLVFVPGAEIESSVGDVSVAIAQSALWGVLLVYLLWVRGAFAAHRKATIGTGPEPSVEDVKTALHAHGGGTLSWMTTWRGNSYSRTTDGIVAYQKRAGVAIALADPLGPERSRAQSVQEFITMAERAGLIPCFFSAGDATKAAVPDSWRNLVVADDTIVDLPGLEFTGKAWSAVRTSINRAAREDVTFRMTRLSDEPWGVQQQLRAISEMWVGDKGLPEMGFTLGTLDEAKDPEVRLALAVSANGDVDGFLSWLPIFGDDGKARGWTLDLMRRRDGGFGPVMEFLIGSSAKHFSEEGAQIMSLSGAPLSHDYPPDAGAIAGLSDWLAKMLEPVYGFGSLHRFKEKFHPRYETMYLLFRDETDLTRIGAGLTRAFLPDATLRQFAGAGVELMRGERD, from the coding sequence ATGACCGACGTCCAGACCACGCCGCGCCGTCCCCTGCTCGTCGTGATGAGCCGGATACCGGCGACGCTGATCCTGGTCGCCTCGCTTCTGGTCGTCGGCGTCCTCTCCGCGGGACTCTGGACCCCGTTCCAGGACTCGCCGCTGTGGGAGAACGTCGCCTACGGTCTGCCTGCGTTCCTGGACGGGAGATGGTGGACGCCGATCACCGGCACGTTCTTCGTCAACCACCCGCTGGTCTACATCCTCACCATCGGCAGCTTCGTCGGAATGGCATATCTCGAGTTCCGGCGTGGTTCCCGGGTCGCCATCGCGTATTACACGGTCGGTCAGCTGTTTGCGATCTTCGCCAGCGCCCTGCTGGTGTGGCTGTTCGCATTCCTGCCGTGGCCGTGGGCCCAGGCTGAGGCGCTGGCGTTGGACGTGGGTCCTTCCGGGGGGGCGATGGCGTGCCTCGCGGCGGCCGCCGGCCTGCTGAGCGCCCCGTGGCGGGTGCGCGCCTGGGTGGTCCTGCTCGGATTCACCGTGGTGAGCCTGTTGTTCTGGGGATCCCTCGCCGACCTCGAGCACGCAGTTGCGGTGGTCCTGGTGCTGTTCGTGGACCGATCGCTGCGACTTCAGCGCACGACGATGCGCGAACAGCGCCTTCTGGCGTTCGCGACGATCCTGACCCTGCTCGCCGTCGAGATCCTGACCTTCCTCGTGCCCACCGACGGGCCGTTCGGCAGCACCACGGCGCGGGGAGGATCGATCCTGGACATCGGGATCGACATCGTGGTGGTGCTGATCGTGGCCAACGGGCTGCGTCGCGGCCGGCGCTGGGCGTGGGTGATCAGCATCATCCTGGGCGCCTTCAACGTCCTGACCGGCGTGCTGTTCGTGGCGCTGCTCGTGTTCGTGCCGGGCGCCGAGATCGAAAGCTCCGTCGGCGACGTGAGCGTGGCCATCGCGCAGTCCGCGCTGTGGGGCGTTCTGCTGGTCTACCTCCTGTGGGTGCGCGGCGCATTCGCCGCTCACCGCAAGGCGACGATCGGCACCGGGCCCGAGCCGTCGGTCGAGGACGTGAAGACCGCACTGCATGCGCACGGAGGCGGCACGCTGTCCTGGATGACGACGTGGCGCGGCAACAGCTACTCCCGAACGACCGACGGCATCGTCGCCTACCAGAAGCGGGCGGGAGTGGCGATCGCTCTGGCCGACCCCCTCGGACCGGAGCGGTCACGCGCCCAGTCGGTCCAGGAGTTCATCACCATGGCCGAACGTGCCGGCCTGATCCCGTGCTTCTTCAGCGCCGGCGATGCGACCAAGGCGGCGGTCCCCGACTCGTGGCGCAACCTCGTTGTCGCCGACGACACGATCGTCGACCTGCCCGGTCTGGAGTTCACCGGCAAGGCATGGTCGGCTGTGCGCACGTCGATCAATCGCGCGGCCCGCGAGGATGTGACCTTCCGAATGACGCGGCTGTCCGACGAGCCGTGGGGAGTCCAGCAGCAGCTGCGCGCCATCTCCGAGATGTGGGTGGGCGACAAGGGGCTGCCGGAGATGGGGTTCACCCTGGGCACCCTGGACGAGGCGAAGGACCCCGAGGTTCGGCTGGCGCTGGCCGTCTCGGCGAACGGCGACGTGGACGGCTTCCTGTCATGGCTGCCGATCTTCGGCGATGACGGAAAGGCGCGCGGCTGGACGCTGGATCTGATGCGGCGCCGGGACGGCGGATTCGGTCCCGTGATGGAATTCCTGATCGGCTCCTCGGCGAAGCACTTCTCCGAGGAGGGCGCCCAGATCATGTCCCTCTCCGGTGCGCCGCTCTCTCATGACTACCCGCCGGATGCCGGGGCCATCGCCGGTCTCTCGGACTGGCTGGCGAAGATGCTCGAGCCGGTATACGGCTTCGGCTCGCTCCACCGGTTCAAGGAGAAGTTCCACCCGCGGTACGAGACGATGTACCTGCTCTTCCGCGACGAGACCGACCTGACCCGCATCGGGGCGGGACTGACCCGCGCGTTCCTGCCCGATGCGACGCTGCGGCAGTTCGCCGGGGCAGGGGTGGAACTCATGCGGGGCGAGCGCGACTGA